A genomic stretch from Chitinophaga agri includes:
- a CDS encoding glycoside hydrolase family 35 protein — protein MKKVLFMSAMALLTFIGSASAQSKHTFALAKKDFLLDGKPYQIISGEMHPARIPKEYWRHRIQMAKAMGCNTIAAYVFWNYHEQEEGKFDFTSENRDIVAFIKIAQEEGMWVMLRPGPYVCAEWEFGGLPPYLLRIPDIKVRCMDPRYMAATERYIKTLAEQVRSLQITNGGPIVMVQVENEYGSFGNDREYMLKIKDLWIQNGINVPFYTADGPVPALLEAGSVPGAAIGLDSGSSEGDFAAAEKQNPDVPSFSSESYPGWLTHWGEKWARPDKAGIVKEVKFLMDTKRSFNLYVIHGGTNFGFTAGANSGGKGYEPDLTSYDYDAPINEQGDTTAKYMALRELIGSYTKKKLPAIPKAIPTITIPDIQLKPFTNVWENLPAAVKSVQPKTFEAYGQDYGFMVYKTTLVGHKSGKLDILELHDYATVFLNGKYVGKIDRRLGEHSIELPKSEVKDPVLEIFVEGMGRINFAQAMIDLKGITDRVTLNGMTLMNWEVYGLPMKGEFVQQLQASKTGQVKEGEFFKGSFTLTNTGDTYLDMSNFKKGMVWVNGHNLGRYWEIGPQKRLFCPAPWLKKGENEIIVLDQHQLEAATIKGEKKLD, from the coding sequence ATGAAAAAGGTACTATTCATGAGCGCAATGGCTTTGCTTACTTTTATAGGCAGTGCCAGCGCGCAGTCCAAACACACATTCGCCCTCGCGAAGAAGGATTTTCTGCTGGACGGCAAACCTTATCAGATCATCAGTGGAGAAATGCATCCTGCACGTATTCCGAAAGAATACTGGCGCCATCGTATCCAGATGGCGAAGGCGATGGGATGTAATACCATTGCTGCTTATGTATTCTGGAATTACCATGAACAAGAGGAAGGTAAATTCGACTTTACCTCAGAGAACAGGGATATTGTTGCATTCATCAAAATAGCACAGGAAGAAGGTATGTGGGTTATGCTGCGTCCGGGTCCCTATGTGTGTGCAGAGTGGGAGTTTGGTGGACTACCACCTTATCTCCTGAGAATACCGGACATCAAGGTGCGTTGCATGGACCCAAGATATATGGCGGCTACAGAACGATATATCAAAACGCTGGCTGAGCAGGTAAGATCTTTGCAGATCACCAATGGTGGCCCTATTGTGATGGTACAGGTAGAGAATGAATACGGCAGCTTCGGTAATGACCGTGAGTATATGCTGAAAATAAAAGACCTGTGGATCCAGAACGGTATCAATGTACCTTTCTATACTGCTGACGGCCCTGTACCCGCTTTGCTGGAAGCGGGTAGTGTACCTGGTGCAGCTATCGGACTGGATTCCGGAAGTTCTGAAGGTGACTTTGCCGCGGCTGAAAAACAAAATCCGGATGTACCCTCCTTTAGCAGTGAGTCTTACCCTGGCTGGCTGACTCACTGGGGAGAGAAATGGGCCCGACCTGATAAAGCCGGTATTGTGAAGGAAGTGAAATTCCTGATGGATACCAAACGCTCCTTTAACCTCTATGTGATCCACGGAGGCACCAATTTTGGATTCACTGCCGGTGCCAATTCCGGTGGTAAGGGCTATGAGCCGGACCTGACGTCTTACGACTATGACGCCCCTATAAATGAGCAGGGGGATACCACTGCAAAGTACATGGCACTCCGTGAGCTGATCGGTTCCTATACAAAAAAGAAATTGCCTGCTATTCCAAAGGCCATTCCAACCATTACTATTCCTGACATACAACTGAAGCCATTCACCAATGTATGGGAAAACCTGCCCGCCGCGGTGAAATCCGTACAACCGAAGACTTTTGAAGCCTACGGACAGGACTATGGTTTCATGGTGTATAAAACGACGCTGGTAGGACATAAGAGTGGTAAACTGGATATCCTCGAACTGCATGATTACGCTACGGTATTCCTGAACGGGAAATACGTAGGTAAGATCGACCGCAGACTGGGTGAGCACAGTATTGAACTGCCAAAGTCTGAAGTGAAAGATCCGGTACTGGAGATCTTCGTAGAAGGTATGGGCCGCATCAACTTTGCACAGGCCATGATCGACCTTAAAGGGATCACTGACCGTGTAACGCTGAATGGTATGACCTTAATGAACTGGGAAGTCTATGGCTTACCAATGAAGGGCGAGTTCGTACAGCAACTCCAGGCATCAAAGACGGGTCAGGTGAAAGAAGGGGAGTTTTTTAAGGGCTCATTTACCCTGACAAATACCGGTGATACTTACCTGGATATGTCCAACTTCAAAAAAGGCATGGTATGGGTAAACGGACATAATCTTGGCCGCTACTGGGAGATCGGTCCGCAGAAACGCTTATTCTGTCCGGCACCATGGCTGAAGAAAGGTGAGAACGAGATCATCGTACTTGATCAGCATCAGCTGGAAGCAGCTACTATAAAAGGAGAGAAGAAACTCGACTAA
- a CDS encoding GMC oxidoreductase, with translation MHLNIRAEKENTYDAIVVGSGISGGWAAKELCEKGLKTLVLERGRNVEHIKDYTTAMKAPWEFPHRLNTTLEQRENYPIQSQCYAFDEATQQFWVNDKENPYNQIKPFNWLRGYHVGGRSLMWGRQVYRWSDIDFEANAKDGFGVDWPIRYKDVASWYDYVETYIGISGQAEGLPQLPDGKFLKAMEMNCLEKHVAARIKEKFNDRIMTIGRVAHVTEKHHDRGPCQFRNLCARGCPFTGYFSSNGVTLPAAAKTGNLTLRPDAIVLEVIYDDKKGKATGVKILDAQNNQTIEYYADIIFLNASTLGTASILLNSVSNRFPNGFGNDSEQVGHNLMDHHYGVGAGGEYDGFEDQYYSSGRRPNGIYIPRFRNISTATKRTDYVRGFGYQGGAERGRGSSSEGIGITLKESMSEPGKWNFGIGSWGEHLPYYENKVTLNKDKKDKYGLPTLNIDCSFKENEMAMRKDMAESAKEMLEAAGLKNVGTYDSMPPPGHCIHEMGTARMGRDPKTSVLNGWNQVHAAKNVFITDGACMTSSACQNPSITYMALTARACDYAVKELKKGNL, from the coding sequence ATGCATCTCAACATTAGAGCAGAGAAAGAGAATACCTATGATGCGATTGTGGTGGGTTCAGGGATCAGTGGCGGATGGGCAGCCAAAGAGCTGTGCGAAAAAGGCCTGAAAACACTGGTACTGGAACGGGGCCGCAATGTAGAGCATATCAAGGATTACACTACAGCTATGAAAGCGCCGTGGGAGTTTCCACACCGGCTGAATACCACACTCGAACAACGGGAGAACTACCCGATACAGAGTCAGTGCTACGCGTTTGACGAAGCCACCCAGCAGTTCTGGGTCAACGATAAAGAAAATCCATACAATCAGATAAAGCCATTCAACTGGCTCCGTGGGTATCATGTAGGCGGTCGTTCCCTGATGTGGGGCCGCCAGGTGTACCGCTGGAGCGATATCGATTTTGAGGCGAATGCGAAGGATGGTTTCGGTGTGGACTGGCCGATCCGCTATAAAGATGTTGCCTCCTGGTACGACTATGTGGAGACATATATCGGTATCAGCGGTCAGGCGGAAGGGCTGCCACAGTTGCCCGATGGTAAGTTCCTGAAGGCAATGGAGATGAACTGCCTGGAGAAACATGTTGCTGCCAGGATCAAAGAAAAGTTCAATGATCGTATCATGACCATTGGACGTGTAGCGCATGTGACCGAAAAGCACCATGACAGAGGTCCCTGCCAGTTCCGTAATCTGTGCGCCCGTGGTTGTCCTTTTACAGGCTATTTCAGTAGTAATGGTGTGACCTTACCCGCCGCCGCAAAGACAGGTAATCTGACCTTGCGTCCTGATGCTATCGTACTGGAAGTGATCTATGATGACAAGAAAGGAAAGGCAACCGGGGTAAAGATCCTGGATGCGCAGAACAATCAGACGATAGAATACTACGCGGATATTATTTTCCTGAATGCCTCTACACTGGGTACTGCTTCTATACTGCTGAACTCCGTTTCCAACCGTTTCCCGAACGGCTTTGGTAATGACAGTGAGCAGGTAGGACATAACCTCATGGACCACCACTATGGTGTTGGCGCCGGCGGTGAGTATGATGGTTTTGAAGATCAGTATTATAGCAGCGGACGCAGGCCAAATGGTATCTATATTCCGCGTTTCAGAAACATCAGCACTGCGACGAAGCGTACCGACTATGTAAGAGGATTTGGTTACCAGGGTGGCGCTGAGCGCGGCCGTGGAAGCTCTTCCGAGGGTATCGGCATTACGCTGAAGGAGTCGATGTCTGAACCAGGTAAATGGAATTTTGGTATCGGTTCATGGGGAGAACATCTTCCGTATTACGAGAATAAAGTAACGCTGAATAAAGACAAGAAAGATAAATACGGCCTGCCTACACTCAATATCGACTGTTCTTTCAAAGAGAATGAGATGGCTATGCGTAAGGATATGGCAGAAAGTGCGAAAGAGATGCTGGAAGCTGCGGGGCTGAAAAATGTGGGTACGTATGACAGCATGCCACCTCCTGGACATTGTATCCATGAAATGGGAACCGCACGTATGGGCCGTGATCCTAAGACGTCAGTACTCAATGGCTGGAACCAGGTACATGCTGCGAAAAATGTATTTATAACTGATGGCGCATGTATGACATCATCCGCCTGTCAGAACCCTTCAATTACCTATATGGCATTGACCGCAAGAGCGTGTGATTATGCTGTGAAGGAGTTGAAGAAGGGAAATCTGTAG
- a CDS encoding GMC oxidoreductase, with amino-acid sequence MNLNTKAQEQNTFDAIVIGSGVSGGWAAKEFTEKGFKVLMLDRGKKLEHIKDYDTATKNPWEFEHRGRLTVEQRETHPKLSRDYPYSEHNEKYWINDSQSPYNEVKRFDWYRPDIVGGKSIMWGRQSYRLSDLDFEANLKDGIAVDWPIRYKDLAPWYDYVEKFAGISGQAEGLPQLPDGQFMPAMEMNCVEKDLKAKVEKAFPTRKITMGRVANITKPLPGRTQCQFRNLCSRGCPFGAYFSTQSSTLPAATATGNLTLRPDSIVNSIIYDEKLGKATGVRVIDKHTKQMTEYYAKVVFVNGSTLGTTFVLLNSTSSRFPNGLGNDSGVLGKYLMDHHFRTGASGRAEGFDDKYFFGRRANGIYIPRYRNIGNDKRDYLRGFGYQGGASRGSWARGIAEMGVGKDFKDMLSEPGSWSMGLGGFGECLPYEDNQVTLDTSVKDDWGQPVLKFDAEFKENEMKMRKDMMNDAAEMLEAAGFKDIKTYDNGSYPGMAIHEMGTARMGRDPKTSILNGFNQMHAVKNVFVTDGASMTSAACVNPSLTYMAMTARAVDYAVKEMKKGNI; translated from the coding sequence ATGAATCTGAATACGAAAGCACAGGAGCAAAATACCTTCGATGCCATTGTTATAGGCTCCGGCGTAAGCGGTGGATGGGCTGCAAAAGAGTTCACCGAAAAAGGTTTCAAAGTATTAATGCTGGATAGGGGAAAGAAACTCGAACATATCAAAGACTACGATACGGCTACCAAGAACCCGTGGGAATTTGAACATCGTGGCCGGCTGACAGTAGAACAGCGTGAAACGCATCCTAAACTGAGCCGCGACTATCCATACAGTGAACACAACGAAAAATACTGGATTAACGACTCCCAGAGTCCATATAATGAAGTAAAGCGTTTTGACTGGTACCGTCCCGATATCGTGGGTGGAAAATCCATCATGTGGGGCCGTCAGTCTTACCGCCTGAGTGATCTTGATTTTGAGGCGAACCTGAAAGATGGTATCGCTGTCGACTGGCCTATCCGTTACAAGGACCTGGCGCCCTGGTACGATTATGTAGAGAAATTCGCAGGTATCAGCGGTCAGGCAGAAGGATTGCCTCAGCTGCCGGATGGCCAGTTCATGCCGGCAATGGAAATGAACTGCGTGGAGAAAGATCTGAAAGCGAAAGTAGAGAAGGCATTCCCTACCCGTAAGATCACTATGGGACGTGTAGCTAACATTACCAAGCCATTACCTGGCCGTACACAATGTCAGTTCCGTAACCTGTGTAGCAGAGGGTGTCCGTTCGGCGCTTATTTCAGTACACAGTCATCCACTTTACCCGCTGCAACAGCAACTGGTAATCTGACGCTGAGACCAGACAGTATCGTTAACTCCATCATCTATGACGAGAAACTGGGTAAAGCGACCGGCGTGCGGGTTATTGACAAGCACACCAAACAGATGACCGAATACTATGCGAAAGTGGTTTTCGTAAACGGTTCTACACTGGGTACCACCTTTGTGTTGCTGAACTCTACCTCCAGCCGTTTTCCAAATGGTTTGGGTAATGACAGCGGTGTGCTGGGTAAATACCTGATGGATCACCACTTCCGTACAGGTGCTTCCGGCCGTGCCGAAGGCTTTGATGATAAATACTTCTTTGGCCGCCGTGCAAATGGTATCTATATCCCACGCTACAGGAACATTGGTAATGACAAACGTGATTACCTGCGTGGTTTCGGTTATCAGGGCGGTGCCAGCCGCGGAAGCTGGGCACGTGGTATTGCCGAAATGGGCGTAGGTAAAGACTTTAAAGACATGCTGTCTGAACCAGGCAGCTGGAGCATGGGGCTGGGTGGTTTCGGCGAATGTCTGCCTTACGAAGATAACCAGGTAACCCTGGATACATCTGTGAAAGATGACTGGGGCCAGCCGGTACTGAAGTTTGATGCTGAGTTCAAAGAGAATGAAATGAAGATGCGTAAGGATATGATGAACGATGCTGCAGAAATGCTGGAAGCAGCTGGCTTTAAGGATATCAAGACGTATGACAACGGCTCCTATCCGGGTATGGCGATCCATGAAATGGGTACTGCACGTATGGGTCGTGATCCGAAGACTTCTATCCTGAATGGCTTTAACCAGATGCATGCCGTGAAGAACGTATTCGTGACCGATGGTGCGTCTATGACTTCTGCTGCCTGCGTAAACCCTTCACTGACCTACATGGCAATGACGGCAAGAGCGGTTGATTATGCTGTGAAGGAAATGAAGAAAGGAAATATTTAA
- a CDS encoding gluconate 2-dehydrogenase subunit 3 family protein — MNRREAIRNVALLLGSAISASTLSALEGCNPKGPANYALQTPETKSILAEIAETILPETSTPGAKAAKVDEFIVKMLNDCYKPEDQKVVLEGLKKVDEASEKQFKKSFVDLTAEQKNTVLTAVDKERVDYNKRENKKEGDPTHYFQILKELTLTGYFTSEAGATKALRYVPVPGKFEGCIPYTKGEKAWAM; from the coding sequence ATGAACAGAAGAGAAGCCATCCGGAACGTTGCCCTTTTACTGGGTAGCGCTATTTCCGCGTCCACGTTATCAGCCCTCGAAGGCTGTAACCCGAAAGGCCCTGCTAACTATGCCTTGCAGACGCCCGAGACCAAAAGTATTTTGGCCGAAATAGCGGAGACGATCCTTCCGGAGACAAGCACACCGGGCGCGAAGGCCGCTAAGGTGGATGAATTTATCGTTAAGATGCTGAATGACTGTTATAAGCCTGAAGATCAGAAGGTTGTGCTGGAAGGCCTGAAGAAGGTGGACGAAGCGAGTGAAAAACAGTTCAAGAAATCATTTGTAGACCTTACCGCGGAACAAAAGAACACTGTTCTGACAGCTGTTGATAAGGAACGTGTTGATTACAATAAACGTGAGAATAAGAAAGAGGGCGATCCCACCCACTATTTCCAGATCCTGAAGGAACTGACCCTGACCGGTTATTTCACTTCGGAAGCGGGTGCTACCAAAGCACTGCGCTATGTGCCGGTACCTGGTAAATTTGAAGGTTGTATCCCTTACACCAAAGGAGAGAAAGCCTGGGCTATGTAA
- a CDS encoding L,D-transpeptidase family protein yields MKQVVLAVLMLVGMGKVQAQQQQSFLDNQKMFPKVGAAYRDKEEQLREEFKKKGLDYPAKYIFMRSFKLDSELEIWVKNKASDTFRLFKSYRVCTLSGKMGPKRKEGDRQVPEGFYYINDFNPNSSYHLSLGINYPNFADKILSDPKKPGGEIYIHGSCLTIGCIPLTDDFIEEVYILAVNAKNAGQDFIPVHVFPVKFGNVRSMDYLGNFALKDNSSEKFWVDLKYAYDYFETHHKLPVVLVDEKGKYIL; encoded by the coding sequence ATGAAGCAGGTCGTTTTAGCAGTTTTAATGCTGGTGGGAATGGGAAAAGTGCAGGCCCAGCAGCAGCAATCTTTTCTGGATAACCAGAAGATGTTCCCAAAAGTAGGAGCTGCCTACAGGGATAAAGAAGAACAACTGAGAGAGGAATTTAAGAAGAAGGGGCTGGACTATCCGGCTAAGTATATCTTCATGCGTTCTTTTAAGCTGGATAGTGAGCTGGAGATCTGGGTTAAAAATAAGGCTTCGGATACGTTCCGCCTGTTCAAATCCTACCGTGTTTGTACCCTCTCAGGTAAAATGGGGCCTAAACGTAAGGAAGGTGACAGACAGGTACCGGAAGGGTTCTACTATATCAACGATTTTAATCCGAACAGCAGCTATCACCTGTCACTTGGTATCAACTATCCGAACTTTGCAGATAAGATCCTCAGCGACCCGAAGAAGCCGGGTGGTGAGATCTACATCCATGGTAGTTGCCTGACGATCGGTTGTATTCCACTCACAGACGATTTTATCGAGGAAGTATATATCCTGGCAGTGAATGCAAAGAATGCGGGACAGGATTTTATTCCGGTGCACGTATTCCCGGTGAAATTTGGCAATGTACGTTCCATGGATTACCTGGGTAACTTTGCCCTGAAAGACAATTCTTCCGAAAAATTCTGGGTGGACCTGAAATATGCATACGACTATTTCGAGACCCATCATAAGCTGCCAGTGGTTCTGGTGGATGAAAAAGGAAAGTATATACTCTGA
- the hppD gene encoding 4-hydroxyphenylpyruvate dioxygenase has product MHTTSDAAVAAVPANVQDFLPLNGTDYVEFYVGNAKQAAHYYKTAFGFQSLAYAGPETGVKDRVSYVLVQNKLRFVLTTPLQPDNAIADHIQLHGDGVKVLALWVDDARSAFEETVKRGAKPYLEPVTEKDEFGSIVKSGIHIYGDTVHLFIERKNYNGAFLPGFREWKPAYQPTETGLLYVDHCVGNVGWNEMNKWVDFYEQVMGFRNLLSFDDKDISTEYSALMSKVMSNGNGRVKFPINEPAEGKKKSQIEEYLDFYKGPGVQHVAIATNNIIHTVTELQNRGVEFLTVPESYYATLLDRVGQIDEDLLPLKELGILVDRDDEGYLLQIFTKPVQDRPTVFFEIIQRKGAKSFGKGNFKALFESIEREQALRGNL; this is encoded by the coding sequence ATGCATACAACATCAGATGCTGCCGTTGCGGCTGTTCCTGCGAACGTGCAGGACTTTTTACCATTAAATGGTACAGATTACGTTGAGTTTTATGTGGGAAATGCCAAACAGGCGGCCCATTATTATAAAACGGCGTTCGGTTTTCAGTCACTGGCTTACGCCGGTCCGGAAACAGGGGTGAAAGACCGCGTTTCCTACGTGCTGGTGCAGAACAAACTGCGTTTTGTGCTGACTACGCCACTGCAGCCTGATAATGCAATAGCAGATCATATTCAGCTGCATGGTGATGGTGTGAAAGTACTGGCGCTTTGGGTGGATGATGCCCGTTCTGCATTCGAAGAAACCGTGAAAAGAGGGGCTAAGCCTTACCTGGAGCCTGTGACAGAGAAAGACGAGTTTGGTTCCATTGTTAAGAGTGGTATTCACATCTATGGCGATACTGTACACTTGTTCATCGAGCGTAAAAACTATAACGGTGCGTTCCTGCCAGGTTTCAGAGAGTGGAAACCGGCCTACCAGCCAACAGAAACCGGTTTGTTATATGTAGATCATTGTGTGGGTAATGTGGGCTGGAACGAAATGAACAAATGGGTTGATTTCTACGAGCAGGTAATGGGCTTCCGCAATCTGCTGTCTTTCGACGATAAAGATATTTCTACGGAATACTCCGCACTGATGAGTAAGGTGATGAGTAATGGCAACGGCAGGGTAAAATTCCCGATCAATGAGCCTGCTGAGGGTAAAAAGAAATCCCAGATCGAAGAGTACCTCGATTTCTACAAAGGCCCGGGTGTACAGCACGTAGCTATCGCCACCAATAATATTATCCATACGGTTACTGAACTGCAGAACAGGGGTGTTGAGTTCCTGACTGTACCAGAGTCTTACTATGCCACCCTCCTTGACAGGGTAGGTCAGATCGATGAGGACCTGTTGCCTTTGAAAGAGCTGGGTATCCTGGTGGATCGTGATGATGAAGGATATCTGTTACAGATCTTCACCAAGCCCGTGCAGGACCGTCCGACCGTCTTCTTTGAGATCATCCAGCGGAAGGGTGCTAAATCCTTCGGAAAGGGCAATTTCAAGGCGTTATTCGAGTCGATCGAACGTGAGCAGGCATTGAGAGGAAACTTGTAG
- a CDS encoding TlpA family protein disulfide reductase produces MTLFLVLMLVNPSVKAAVMQGLMKVGLFQPAVPEEDAVANSMAPDLALTDGNGNTFTLSSLRGKVVFLNFWATWCPPCRAEMPAINALYKQYKNDKNVVFLTVDTDGNYQKAKRFIDKQRYELPLYVAESRIPGELLGNSIPTTVIIGKTGKIVFKQEGAADYGNQKFIDYFGQYIRK; encoded by the coding sequence ATGACCCTGTTCCTTGTTTTGATGCTTGTCAATCCTTCAGTGAAGGCGGCTGTCATGCAGGGATTGATGAAGGTGGGCCTGTTCCAGCCGGCGGTACCGGAGGAGGATGCGGTAGCTAACAGTATGGCGCCGGACCTGGCATTGACTGATGGCAATGGTAATACGTTCACGTTGTCTTCTCTGAGGGGGAAAGTGGTGTTCCTGAATTTCTGGGCTACGTGGTGTCCGCCCTGCCGTGCGGAAATGCCGGCTATCAATGCGCTGTATAAACAATACAAGAACGACAAAAATGTGGTGTTCCTGACGGTAGATACAGATGGAAACTATCAAAAAGCGAAACGTTTTATAGACAAACAGCGTTATGAGCTGCCGCTATATGTGGCAGAGAGCAGGATACCTGGTGAGTTACTGGGCAATTCCATCCCAACAACCGTGATTATCGGCAAGACCGGTAAGATTGTATTTAAACAGGAGGGGGCAGCCGATTATGGTAACCAAAAGTTCATTGATTACTTCGGCCAGTATATCCGGAAATAG
- a CDS encoding TetR/AcrR family transcriptional regulator, which translates to MRPKNIEKEEAIRSIALQIIAEEGLENLSMQKLAKAANVSPRTIYIKYENKEDFLIKLFIDEVLASYENAMLENFSTDMSFAEGVKKIWTNSFNYFKENSHHYALMQYGKSSPLLNKAYLERGIKEGDFFAPVHQFLMQHVNTGTIKKLPVQVLRALLFAPLFDLINEYFEHLQRPKQIITDKVIADCCEAVAKGLLL; encoded by the coding sequence ATGAGACCAAAGAACATCGAAAAAGAAGAAGCGATCCGTTCCATCGCCCTGCAGATCATCGCAGAAGAAGGCCTGGAAAACCTCAGTATGCAAAAGCTGGCGAAAGCCGCTAATGTATCACCCCGCACCATCTACATCAAGTACGAAAACAAAGAAGACTTTCTGATCAAACTATTCATTGATGAAGTACTCGCCTCGTACGAAAACGCCATGCTGGAAAACTTCAGTACGGACATGTCATTCGCCGAAGGAGTAAAAAAAATATGGACAAACAGTTTTAATTACTTCAAAGAGAACAGCCACCATTATGCATTAATGCAATACGGCAAATCCTCTCCCCTGCTCAATAAAGCCTATCTGGAAAGAGGCATCAAAGAGGGCGATTTCTTTGCGCCTGTTCATCAGTTCCTGATGCAGCACGTCAATACTGGCACCATCAAAAAGCTACCCGTACAGGTACTCAGAGCGCTTTTATTCGCGCCGCTCTTTGATCTTATCAACGAATATTTCGAACACCTGCAGCGACCCAAACAGATCATCACAGACAAAGTCATCGCCGACTGCTGCGAAGCAGTGGCGAAAGGGTTACTGCTATAA
- a CDS encoding FAD-dependent oxidoreductase, with protein MNNIRNKKIAIVGGGPGGLTLARILQMRNADVTVYERDVNKDARAQGATLDLHHESGLRALEEAGLMDAFKANFRPGADFLRVVDKHGNILEEDNDRHEGPAEAYRPEIDRGPLKKILLESLQPGTVIWDCQFLSLTPEKDGWQLHFKDGKTAYADIVIAADGANSRIRPYITDIKPFYAGVTMVEGAVYNSAENSPRVHQLLNGGKLFILGDEKTLIVSSKGDGSLVFYTGCKTAEDWVKKAGIDFSDKVQVLAWFKATFTGWDDIWDELFEHAAAAFIPRPQYCMPFDQTWDALPNLTMLGDAAHLMPPYAGEGVNMAMLDALELGLCLTSNDHPDTRSAIAAYEQAMRTRAAATAEMTMVSTNALHSPEAFSFLQQVFGE; from the coding sequence ATGAACAACATTCGTAACAAAAAAATTGCCATCGTTGGAGGTGGCCCGGGTGGCCTTACCCTGGCCCGAATACTCCAGATGAGAAATGCAGACGTTACTGTCTATGAACGCGACGTCAATAAAGACGCCAGAGCACAGGGCGCGACCCTCGACCTCCACCATGAATCGGGACTTCGGGCACTCGAAGAAGCTGGTCTTATGGATGCCTTCAAAGCCAACTTCCGCCCTGGCGCGGACTTCCTCCGTGTCGTTGACAAACACGGAAATATACTGGAAGAAGATAACGACCGGCATGAAGGTCCTGCCGAAGCTTATCGCCCGGAAATAGACCGCGGACCATTGAAAAAAATACTGCTGGAATCACTACAACCTGGTACTGTTATATGGGACTGTCAGTTCCTTTCCCTCACTCCGGAAAAAGATGGATGGCAACTTCACTTTAAAGACGGTAAAACAGCCTATGCAGATATCGTGATTGCGGCCGACGGTGCTAACTCACGCATACGCCCCTACATCACAGATATTAAACCCTTCTACGCAGGCGTTACCATGGTAGAAGGCGCCGTTTACAACTCTGCGGAAAACAGTCCGCGCGTACACCAGTTACTCAACGGCGGAAAACTCTTTATTCTCGGTGATGAAAAAACACTGATCGTGAGTTCCAAAGGAGATGGTAGCCTGGTATTCTATACGGGTTGTAAAACAGCAGAAGACTGGGTAAAAAAAGCTGGTATTGATTTCTCCGATAAAGTGCAGGTACTTGCCTGGTTCAAGGCTACTTTTACCGGCTGGGATGATATATGGGATGAGTTATTTGAGCATGCTGCTGCTGCATTCATTCCCAGGCCGCAATACTGCATGCCTTTTGATCAGACGTGGGATGCCCTGCCTAACCTGACGATGTTAGGCGATGCCGCACATCTGATGCCGCCATACGCCGGTGAAGGTGTCAACATGGCCATGCTTGATGCACTGGAACTGGGTCTCTGCCTGACCAGCAATGATCACCCCGATACACGCAGTGCCATTGCTGCCTACGAACAGGCCATGCGGACGCGTGCTGCCGCAACCGCCGAGATGACCATGGTATCTACCAACGCACTACATTCGCCGGAAGCCTTCTCTTTCCTCCAGCAGGTCTTTGGTGAATAA
- a CDS encoding fatty acid desaturase family protein has protein sequence MTHAEIVKRVAWKDLRDLSIRDMLIENNLTLPWLFSSWLLAYGGYYLLALPCSAFFFLTGLRQVHNGFHNSLGTNKLLTWFTLFSNSVLMMASIHAVKFNHIRHHKYCLSDDDYEGKSAGMSWYGAILYGPVHMFLIHKVTLQLGNRNYVRNVLAELLAIAVFAGIVFYFKIPFLIYHVIVMFFGELLMAFFAVWTVHHDTEEHPELARTQRGGWKNKITFSMFYHLEHHLFPAVPTIKLPELARRIDEALPALEKKNTF, from the coding sequence ATGACACATGCAGAGATCGTAAAACGCGTCGCATGGAAAGACCTCAGAGATCTCTCTATCAGGGACATGCTGATAGAGAATAACCTGACATTACCCTGGTTGTTTTCCTCCTGGCTGCTGGCGTATGGAGGCTATTACCTGCTGGCATTGCCCTGTTCCGCCTTCTTTTTCCTGACAGGGTTACGGCAGGTACATAATGGTTTCCACAATTCCCTGGGAACGAATAAACTGCTGACCTGGTTCACGCTCTTCTCTAACAGTGTACTGATGATGGCATCTATTCATGCGGTGAAGTTCAATCATATCAGGCATCACAAGTACTGTTTGTCAGATGATGATTATGAAGGAAAATCAGCTGGCATGAGCTGGTATGGCGCTATTCTATATGGCCCCGTGCATATGTTCCTCATACATAAGGTGACATTGCAGCTGGGTAATAGAAATTATGTACGGAATGTACTGGCAGAGTTGCTGGCAATAGCCGTATTTGCCGGTATCGTGTTTTATTTTAAGATCCCATTTTTAATATACCACGTAATTGTGATGTTCTTCGGCGAATTGCTGATGGCATTCTTTGCTGTATGGACGGTGCATCACGATACGGAGGAGCATCCGGAACTGGCCAGAACGCAGCGTGGTGGCTGGAAAAATAAGATTACATTCAGTATGTTCTACCACCTGGAGCATCACCTTTTTCCTGCAGTACCAACGATCAAACTGCCAGAGCTGGCCAGGCGTATTGACGAGGCGTTGCCAGCGCTCGAGAAGAAAAACACATTTTGA